A genomic window from Lycium barbarum isolate Lr01 chromosome 4, ASM1917538v2, whole genome shotgun sequence includes:
- the LOC132638700 gene encoding peroxidase 3-like, translating to MATFSSLGFLVLIFVGILGSSHGQLQLNFYSKSCPKAEKMIQDYVQKHIPKAPSLAAALLRMHFHDCFVRGCDASVLLNSTKSTGNQTEKVAIPNQTLRGFSFIDGVKKIVEAECPGVVSCADIVALVARESVVLTGGPYWNVPTGRRDGRISNSSEALADIPAPTSNFTRLQSSFAKKGLDLKDLVLLSGAHTIGISHCPSFSSRLYNFTGTFGTQDPSLDSEYAANLKAKKCKSVNDNKTIVEMDPGSFRTFDLSYFKLLLKRRGLFQSDAALLTSSTTKSFIDQLVQGSLNEFYTEFAKAMEKMGKIEVKTGSNGEIRKQCAVVN from the exons ATGGCTACATTTAGCTCTTTGGGTTTTCTAGTATTGATTTTTGTGGGAATTTTAGGTTCTAGCCATGGCCAATTGCAGCTCAATTTCTATAGCAAGAGCTGCCCAAAAGCAGAGAAGATGATTCAAGACTATGTCCAAAAGCACATTCCAAAAGCTCCATCTCTTGCAGCTGCCTTACTCAGAATGCATTTCCATGATTGCTTTGTTAGG GGATGTGATGCTTCTGTGCTCCTAAATTCCACTAAGAGTACAGGAAATCAGACAGAAAAAGTGGCAATCCCAAATCAAACATTGAGAGGATTTTCCTTCATAGACGGTGTGAAGAAAATAGTAGAAGCAGAATGCCCAGGAGTTGTCTCTTGTGCTGATATTGTTGCCTTGGTTGCTAGAGAGTCTGTAGTACTCACT GGAGGTCCATACTGGAATGTGCCAACTGGTAGAAGAGATGGAAGAATATCAAATTCCTCGGAAGCCTTAGCAGATATTCCAGCTCCAACTAGTAACTTCACTAGACTCCAGTCATCTTTTGCCAAGAAGGGTCTTGATCTAAAGGACTTAGTCCTATTGTCTG GTGCTCACACCATTGGAATTTCTCATTGCCCATCATTTTCATCACGTCTGTACAATTTCACCGGAACTTTTGGTACACAAGATCCATCTCTAGACAGTGAATACGCGGCCAATCTAAAGGCCAAGAAATGCAAATCCGTCAATGATAATAAAACAATAGTTGAGATGGATCCTGGTAGTTTCAGAACATTTGACCTTAGTTACTTCAAGCTCTTGCTCAAAAGGAGAGGCCTTTTCCAATCTGATGCTGCCCTATTAACAAGTTCTACGACAAAGTCGTTTATCGATCAACTAGTACAAGGATCACTCAATGAGTTCTATACTGAATTTGCTAAGGCCATGGAGAAAATGGGCAAAATTGAAGTTAAGACTGGTTCTAATGGTGAAATTAGAAAGCAGTGTGCAGTTGTGAATTGA
- the LOC132637899 gene encoding uncharacterized protein LOC132637899, translating to MPNSTGTAATNNTYIPQSHVAFHEDDYTHPCHPLYVHPSDVVGNSLVSVPFDGTCYGSWKRNILVALSIGNKLDLIDANSQSPHEDSPLIRQWKRCNDLAVLWLTNSMTKEIARKWYGQADAARIFELKKELAHISQGSLDVAFYFNKIKQLWDEIASLSSSKTYSYTCEAKSKYAKDEDV from the exons ATGCCGAATAGTACTGGTACTGCTGCTACGAATAATACTTATATTCCTCAATCCCATGTTGCTTTTCATGAGGATGATTACACGCATCCTTGCCATCCACTATACGTTCATCCATCAGATGTGGTAGGAAACTCTTTGGTTTCGGTGCCATTTGATGGAACTTGCTATGGTAGTTGGAAAAGGAACATCCTTGTAGCTTTATCCATTGGAAACAAGTTAGATTTGATAGATGCTAACTCTCAGAGTCCTCATGAGGACTCTCCTCTGATTCGACAATGGAAAAGGTGTAATGATCTAGCAGTTTTATGGTTGACAAATTCGATGACTAAAGAAATAGCTCGCA AATGGTATGGTCAAGCGGATGCTGCTAGGATTTTTGAGCTAAAGAAAGAGCTGGCTCATATATCGCAGGGTTCTCTTGATGTGGCTTTTTATTTCAATAAGATCAAGCAACTCTGGGATGAAATTGCTTCTTTATCTTCTAGTAAAACCTATAGTTACACTTGTGAGGCTAAATCTAAATATGCCAAGGATGAGGATGTTTAG